In Pseudomonas sp. FP1742, the DNA window TGTGGCTGCCTTCGACGATCACCTGGTGAAAGCGCATGTTGAGGTCGTGATAGACCTCCAGGTCTTCTATGGTCACGTACCCTTTATCGAACAGCTGATCGCCCTGCATCAGGCACTGTTCGAGGGTCGCCCGGGCTTCGTCCGAAAGCCCGCGCTCGGCGGTCTGACGCGCCGCCAGGCCTTCGAGTACGCCCCGTACTTCGACCGCACCGGCAATGTCATCGGGGCTGACCGAACGCACCTGAAACCCGCGCCCGCCAAAGCGCACCAGCAAGCCTTCCTGCTCCAGGGTGCGGAACGCCATGCGCACCGGCATCCGCGAAACACCGAACAGCTGCGCCGTGGGGATTTCCATCAACCGCTCGCCCGCCGCCAGCTCGCCCGAGGCGATCATCTTGCGCAATGCGACCAGCACCGTTTGACCGGGCTTACTCATCCAGGCAACTTCCAGAAAGGTGGGCCTGCATAGTAACGCAAGAGAGAGACGCCAGGTTTGGGCAGAGGCTGCGGTGTACTGCCTCAGCCCTGATAGGCAGGATTCTCGATCAGCAGCGCCATGCCCTGCCCGCCGCCGACACACGCGGCGGCAATGCCATAACGCAGATTGCCCTCGCGCAGTTGCCTGGCCAGGGTCAGCACCAGACGCAATCCACTGGCGGCCAAGGGATGTCCCAGGGCGATGGAGCCGCCCCGCCGGTTGAGGCGGTCGCCGTCCAGTTCCAGCACCTGCGCCACGGCCAGCACCTGTGCCGCCTGGGCCTCGTTGATTTCCAGCAAGCCGATGTCGTCAATGGCCAGACCGCTGCGTTGCAACAACAACTGGATCGCCGGCGCCGGGCCGATGCCCATGAACTCCGGTGCCACGCCCACCACGGCACTGGCCAGCAAATGGGCCAACACCGGACGCCGCGCCGCAGAAGCTCGCCCCACCAGCGCGGCCGCCGCGCCATCGACCACCGCGCAACTGTTGCCGGCCGTTTGCACACCGCCGGCATGCACCGCGCGCAACCGGCCCAAAGCGCTCAGGTCGGTAGGTCGCGGGTGACTATCGTGCGTCACGCGGTCCACGCCCCGTGGCAACTGAATATTGCGTGGCTGATAGCCGGCCAGTTCAAAACACTCATTGTCGATCGCTACCAGTTCCGGTCCGAACCAGCCGTCAGTTTGCGCCTGCAACGCCAGTTGATGACTGCTGAGCGCGTAGCGATCCACCTCTTCGCGGCTCAGGCCATGCCGCCGGGCCAGGTTGTCGGCGGTGGTGATCATGTCTACGCCCGGGGCCGGGTCGTAGAGGGCTTCCCAGAGAAAGTCCTTGAACGCCACCTCGGCGCCGAGCCGGAAACCGCTGCGGTGGGTGTAAGCGGCAATCGGGTTGCGCGACATCGATTCGGCCGCCACACACAGGGCCAACTGAACGCCGTCATCCAGCTGCCTGGCGGCCTGCCGCAAGAGTTCGAAACCGGTGGCGCAGATGCGCTGCACCCCCAGCGCCGGAGTCTCTTGCGGCACACCACTGTAAAGGCCGATATGTCGTGGCAGCAGGTAAGCATCGAAACTGGCCTGAGCCACGGAGCCGGCGAGCACGCTGTCCACCGAGGACGGATCGAGAGCAGCGCGAGCCAATACCTCGCGCCCGACCTTGATCCCCAGATCGATCGGCGAGACCTGAGCCAAGGCCCCGCCAAGGTCGACCCAAGGCGTGCGCAGGGCTTCGAAAATCGCCACATCGCTAAAGCTCGAATACTGCCCCGCGCCGTTCACGGCAGAGGTCCGGCGCGCAGGATGGAAGGATCTTCACCGCGATACAGCGCCTCGACCTTGTCGGCACGCCACTGCAACACAGCACGCTGATTGATCGAGCCCTTGTCGGTGATTTCACCACGGTCGATGGAAGCAGGTTCATCGAGCAGCGCGATCCATTCCAGGCGGCTGGCATTA includes these proteins:
- a CDS encoding GntR family transcriptional regulator, with the translated sequence MSKPGQTVLVALRKMIASGELAAGERLMEIPTAQLFGVSRMPVRMAFRTLEQEGLLVRFGGRGFQVRSVSPDDIAGAVEVRGVLEGLAARQTAERGLSDEARATLEQCLMQGDQLFDKGYVTIEDLEVYHDLNMRFHQVIVEGSHNPAIADALARNDHLPFASVTALAVDRNDMVREYRRFNYAHMQHHSVFDALVNRQGARAEAIMREHANATLRYAEVFGSAKADERMKVILRSE
- a CDS encoding thiolase family protein, with amino-acid sequence MNGAGQYSSFSDVAIFEALRTPWVDLGGALAQVSPIDLGIKVGREVLARAALDPSSVDSVLAGSVAQASFDAYLLPRHIGLYSGVPQETPALGVQRICATGFELLRQAARQLDDGVQLALCVAAESMSRNPIAAYTHRSGFRLGAEVAFKDFLWEALYDPAPGVDMITTADNLARRHGLSREEVDRYALSSHQLALQAQTDGWFGPELVAIDNECFELAGYQPRNIQLPRGVDRVTHDSHPRPTDLSALGRLRAVHAGGVQTAGNSCAVVDGAAAALVGRASAARRPVLAHLLASAVVGVAPEFMGIGPAPAIQLLLQRSGLAIDDIGLLEINEAQAAQVLAVAQVLELDGDRLNRRGGSIALGHPLAASGLRLVLTLARQLREGNLRYGIAAACVGGGQGMALLIENPAYQG